A genome region from Candidatus Eisenbacteria bacterium includes the following:
- a CDS encoding hydrogenase iron-sulfur subunit yields MTAQTTGSDGSRTIALPEASAEATSARHDEQEAPQAAAPSPAAWQPRIIAFVCRWCTYAGADLAGTSRLKYPPQIRIVKLPCTGRIDPLFLLRAFRMGADGILVSGCHPGDCHYTSGNYVARRRWILFHDLLDFVGLDRERVHFSWVSAAEGGKFVDVVKKVTDAVRAVGPFAGFASAGESPGSAGSTKGAESGSGPAPHAGAGPGAEAPAPLGDLAPLRSDLETGSVRAILGFRTSRRAGSLQPTWVTDPAGLDRLRHAPNPSRSLVVYLVRRLREDPIGSYGIVAGPRDRDALALLAAEEQIDPARVRVYAEEGIAADSSKEAWELYDVPGIGRPAAERWRFWTAQFEKCLRCNACREGCPLCSCLRCVADKTRPRWIDSSSTPDGNWVWNITRAFHLAGRCVDCGGCTEACPVGIPLGALTAHLNRAAEGHFGPRGKGDEPGRSPLVSFRVEDEAPFIL; encoded by the coding sequence ATGACCGCGCAGACAACAGGCAGCGATGGGAGCCGGACGATCGCCCTTCCCGAAGCTTCTGCGGAGGCGACATCCGCCCGGCATGATGAGCAGGAGGCCCCGCAGGCGGCGGCGCCGTCCCCGGCGGCCTGGCAACCCCGGATCATCGCATTCGTCTGCAGGTGGTGCACCTATGCCGGCGCCGATCTCGCGGGGACGAGCCGGCTCAAGTATCCGCCGCAGATTCGCATCGTAAAGCTCCCGTGCACCGGAAGGATCGACCCGCTCTTCCTCTTGCGGGCCTTTCGCATGGGCGCCGACGGGATCCTCGTCTCCGGCTGTCACCCCGGGGACTGCCACTACACGAGCGGCAACTACGTCGCGCGCCGGCGCTGGATCCTCTTCCATGATCTGCTCGATTTCGTGGGCCTCGACCGCGAGAGGGTGCACTTCTCCTGGGTGTCGGCCGCGGAGGGGGGGAAGTTCGTCGATGTCGTGAAGAAGGTGACCGACGCCGTGCGGGCCGTCGGACCCTTCGCCGGCTTCGCTTCGGCGGGGGAGTCGCCGGGCTCGGCCGGATCGACGAAGGGCGCTGAGTCGGGGAGCGGGCCGGCTCCACACGCCGGGGCCGGGCCCGGAGCGGAGGCGCCTGCGCCGCTCGGAGATCTCGCGCCTCTTCGCTCCGACCTTGAGACGGGATCCGTCCGCGCGATTCTCGGTTTCAGGACGAGCCGGCGGGCAGGGAGCCTGCAGCCGACGTGGGTCACCGACCCTGCCGGCCTCGACCGTCTGCGTCATGCTCCGAACCCGAGTCGCTCTCTCGTGGTCTACCTTGTTCGCAGGCTCCGGGAGGATCCGATCGGCTCCTATGGCATCGTCGCCGGCCCGCGGGATCGCGACGCGCTCGCGCTCCTGGCCGCCGAGGAGCAGATCGATCCCGCGCGCGTGCGCGTCTATGCTGAGGAGGGCATCGCCGCGGACTCGTCCAAGGAGGCATGGGAGCTCTACGACGTCCCCGGCATCGGCCGTCCGGCTGCGGAGCGATGGCGCTTCTGGACGGCGCAGTTCGAGAAGTGCCTCCGGTGCAACGCCTGCCGCGAGGGGTGTCCTCTCTGCTCGTGCCTGCGCTGCGTCGCCGACAAGACCCGGCCGCGCTGGATCGATTCCTCCTCGACCCCTGACGGAAACTGGGTCTGGAACATCACGCGGGCCTTCCACCTGGCCGGCCGCTGCGTCGATTGCGGCGGGTGCACCGAGGCCTGCCCGGTCGGGATTCCCCTCGGGGCGTTGACCGCCCATCTGAATCGCGCAGCGGAAGGTCACTTCGGGCCGCGCGGCAAGGGGGATGAACCGGGGCGCTCCCCGCTGGTCTCGTTCCGCGTGGAGGACGAGGCCCCCTTC